The Stygiolobus azoricus genome window below encodes:
- the lysX gene encoding lysine biosynthesis protein LysX encodes MILGVSYDLLRWEEKNLIEEAKKLGHNTIPLFTKDFYSFFGVSSSLNLDTDVIIQRNTSHSRALLTSLIFEGYNYKVVNDSTTLIRCENKLYTLALLNKHGINVPRTFVSFSREKTLELADKLGYPVVIKPIEGSWGRMIAKANEKDILMSLLEYQEYTTSQYRYAYFVQEFVNKPNRDIRIFVIGDEAPVGIYRVNEKNWKTNTALGARAEPLKIDDELQDLALKVKEVIGGFFLGIDIFEDKERGYIVNEVNGVPEYKNTVRVNNFNVSQYLIKKISEWVRK; translated from the coding sequence GTGATTTTAGGAGTATCATATGATCTATTAAGATGGGAAGAGAAAAACTTAATAGAGGAAGCGAAAAAATTAGGGCATAATACAATCCCTCTTTTTACTAAGGATTTTTATTCTTTCTTTGGTGTTTCATCTAGTTTAAATCTTGATACAGACGTTATAATTCAGAGAAACACTAGTCATTCTAGAGCTTTACTTACATCCTTAATCTTTGAGGGATATAATTACAAAGTAGTTAACGATTCAACTACATTAATTAGGTGCGAGAACAAGCTCTACACACTAGCCTTACTAAATAAACATGGTATAAACGTTCCAAGGACCTTTGTAAGTTTTTCTAGAGAAAAAACACTTGAACTAGCTGATAAACTCGGATACCCAGTCGTCATTAAGCCGATAGAAGGAAGCTGGGGTAGAATGATTGCCAAAGCAAATGAAAAAGATATTCTTATGAGTTTATTAGAATACCAAGAATATACTACTTCACAATACCGTTATGCATACTTCGTTCAAGAATTTGTCAATAAACCTAATAGGGATATTAGAATCTTCGTAATAGGAGATGAAGCTCCCGTAGGAATATATAGGGTAAACGAGAAAAATTGGAAGACAAACACGGCCTTAGGAGCTAGAGCTGAACCTCTAAAAATCGATGACGAATTACAAGATTTAGCACTAAAGGTAAAGGAAGTGATAGGTGGGTTTTTCCTCGGCATAGATATTTTTGAAGATAAAGAAAGAGGATATATCGTCAACGAGGTAAACGGTGTTCCAGAATATAAAAATACGGTTCGTGTAAATAACTTCAATGTATCACAATACTTAATTAAGAAAATATCGGAATGGGTGAGAAAATGA
- the lysW/argW gene encoding alpha-aminoadipate/glutamate carrier protein LysW, with product MVTAKCPICGNPVEIPDDALPGEIIEHECGAQLEVFNDNGRLSVRLAEQVGEDWGE from the coding sequence ATGGTAACCGCAAAATGTCCCATATGCGGTAATCCAGTTGAAATACCAGATGATGCATTGCCTGGAGAAATAATAGAGCATGAGTGCGGTGCGCAATTAGAGGTATTTAACGATAACGGTAGGCTATCAGTAAGACTGGCTGAGCAAGTAGGAGAGGATTGGGGAGAGTGA
- the lysM gene encoding HTH-type transcriptional regulator LysM, with product MVEIDQNDIKILEILRKNSRTSYTSIARELKISEAAARKRIERLIKAGIIKRFTIDYELDNEIRAIVMVKTAPQIPTPEISKKIVKISGVETVYETTGDYDILALVRGNNISAINKTIDEIRSLQGVLSTTSTIVLRVWF from the coding sequence ATGGTAGAAATAGACCAGAATGATATAAAAATCCTAGAAATATTAAGGAAAAATTCAAGGACATCTTATACAAGTATAGCTAGAGAACTAAAAATAAGTGAAGCTGCAGCTAGGAAGAGAATAGAGAGACTAATTAAGGCTGGAATTATAAAGAGGTTTACTATAGATTATGAGCTAGACAACGAGATTAGGGCTATAGTTATGGTAAAGACAGCGCCTCAAATTCCAACACCAGAAATATCTAAAAAGATTGTTAAAATCTCTGGAGTAGAAACCGTTTATGAAACTACTGGAGACTATGATATTCTTGCACTAGTAAGAGGAAACAACATCTCAGCAATAAATAAGACTATAGATGAGATAAGAAGTTTGCAAGGAGTTTTAAGTACGACTAGCACAATTGTATTACGTGTTTGGTTTTAA
- a CDS encoding [LysW]-aminoadipate/[LysW]-glutamate kinase produces the protein MIVVKAGGRVIKNNFDGLIESIISYVTSKKDSKLIFVHGGGDQVTELSKKLGIEPKFVTSPEGIRSRYTTKEELEVFIMVMSLISRQVVSKVSSYIPSIGITGADGRSVIAERKKKIIILDERGRKRIIEGGYTGKIKEVNTVVINSLFSTFNLIVFSPLAYDPQENTLLNVDGDQMAFGLASSLKADSLIVLTDVDGVLVNNSVISHLSIAEAKELAMKIGPGMNRKLLMSAEAVEKGVKKVIISNGLVKDAINNALNGKGTVIE, from the coding sequence ATGATTGTAGTAAAAGCAGGAGGCAGAGTAATTAAAAATAACTTTGATGGATTAATAGAAAGTATAATAAGTTACGTTACGTCTAAAAAGGATTCGAAGTTAATTTTTGTTCATGGAGGCGGAGATCAGGTTACTGAGCTTTCTAAGAAGTTGGGTATAGAACCTAAATTTGTGACTTCACCTGAGGGAATAAGAAGTAGATATACTACTAAAGAGGAATTAGAAGTGTTTATAATGGTAATGAGCCTTATTTCTAGACAAGTAGTTTCAAAAGTTTCTTCTTATATTCCTTCGATAGGAATTACTGGCGCTGACGGTAGGTCAGTAATAGCAGAGAGAAAGAAGAAAATTATAATTCTTGATGAGAGAGGTAGAAAAAGGATAATAGAAGGTGGGTACACTGGTAAAATCAAAGAAGTAAATACAGTAGTAATTAATTCCCTATTTAGTACATTTAATTTGATAGTTTTCTCTCCATTAGCATATGACCCTCAAGAAAACACTCTTTTAAACGTAGACGGAGATCAAATGGCTTTTGGTTTAGCTAGCTCTCTAAAAGCTGACAGCTTAATAGTCTTAACCGATGTAGATGGAGTATTAGTTAATAATAGCGTGATTTCACATTTATCAATTGCTGAAGCTAAAGAGTTAGCAATGAAGATTGGACCGGGTATGAATAGAAAACTACTTATGAGTGCTGAAGCGGTAGAAAAAGGCGTTAAAAAAGTTATAATTTCAAATGGATTAGTGAAAGATGCAATAAATAATGCACTTAACGGTAAGGGTACGGTGATCGAGTGA
- the argC gene encoding N-acetyl-gamma-glutamyl-phosphate reductase, producing MIRVAVIGGSGYTGGELLRLLAVHPKVEVTYVTSREYAGKPISLVHPNLRGFYSMNFSQFSWDRIGDKADTVFLALPHKVSLEYVPKLLEMGLQVVDLSADFRLKDPEKYKLWYGYEHPYPDLLKKSVYGIPELHYEELKGAKLIASPGCNATATILAAAPLVSSGLLDIYKLVSDVKVSSSEGGAKPTEGSHHPERQNAIRPYDADGHRHAAEAEQELSILAKREVKVSLIPHAVSSVRGAFASVHGWLSTSVPELEFWKKVVDFYKNRKFIRIIRGNIHPYPDTKYVIGSNYADVGFAIEERINRITMFSAIDNLMKGAAGQAVQAFNISQGFDETEGLKLPPLRPA from the coding sequence ATGATAAGAGTAGCAGTTATTGGCGGGTCTGGGTATACAGGTGGGGAATTATTAAGACTTCTTGCAGTTCATCCTAAAGTAGAAGTAACATATGTAACGTCTAGGGAATATGCAGGAAAGCCCATATCACTAGTTCATCCTAATCTGAGAGGATTTTATTCCATGAACTTTTCACAATTTTCTTGGGATAGGATAGGTGATAAGGCTGACACAGTTTTCCTTGCTCTACCCCATAAGGTATCCTTGGAATATGTTCCTAAATTACTAGAAATGGGTCTGCAAGTAGTGGATTTAAGTGCAGATTTTAGATTAAAAGACCCAGAAAAATATAAACTATGGTATGGATATGAGCATCCTTATCCAGATCTCCTCAAAAAATCAGTTTACGGAATTCCAGAACTTCATTACGAGGAATTGAAAGGTGCAAAGCTAATAGCTTCTCCGGGTTGTAATGCAACTGCCACTATCTTGGCAGCTGCACCTTTAGTATCTTCTGGGTTATTAGATATATACAAGTTAGTTAGCGACGTAAAGGTATCTAGTAGTGAAGGAGGAGCAAAGCCTACAGAAGGAAGTCATCATCCTGAAAGGCAAAATGCAATAAGACCATATGATGCCGATGGACATAGGCATGCAGCTGAAGCCGAGCAAGAGTTGAGCATTTTGGCAAAGAGAGAAGTTAAGGTTAGTTTAATTCCTCATGCAGTTAGTAGTGTAAGAGGAGCATTTGCATCTGTTCATGGATGGTTATCTACATCAGTACCAGAACTCGAATTTTGGAAGAAAGTTGTAGATTTCTACAAGAATAGAAAGTTTATCAGAATTATTAGAGGTAATATACATCCTTACCCAGATACAAAATATGTTATTGGTAGTAATTATGCAGATGTAGGCTTTGCAATAGAAGAAAGGATTAATAGGATTACGATGTTCTCCGCTATTGATAATTTAATGAAAGGAGCCGCTGGACAAGCAGTTCAAGCCTTTAATATATCTCAAGGTTTTGATGAAACAGAGGGACTTAAACTGCCTCCTCTGAGGCCTGCGTAA
- the cedB gene encoding DNA import protein CedB, with protein MESKQLLIIPILLVFLGIISRNFIFLILAAVSVILVRPDFLKIDILAQKFKDFILFNRKIIENEYRIIDGILESKDEYKAFVIVDDIPFDYRDLSNEGLRAKVISFHKVLDVVDNVDIIFRKKSIDKNKFLESLFRRAQNLRVITEADPSNEKVKNELLMIQEMIKKISEGEPPFQYIIYFVVTSPSREKALASATLLRKGLESIGIKARLARTSEVEDFITSGYIRRKEKVGFPTQIPYFTVFSIPKSPTYQIISDGIYLGKEIGTARSVFWNLEKTMNPHVLVIGPSGAGKTEFLISTGVKINTWYHIPVVFFDVKNDIKLRLRRKGIKPVILNPLIYSINLLKISENINQGIYVSLLENVISNSFRMDKYSSSILYKVITEAFSRFQEPTWNSVIEQINQLDVTEEVKIYLSKIVNKIKSVDIESSDESLVDKIEEGVYVIDLSLIKSEELKRFVIYSILVKIINKYNIADDKFKISLVIDEAWTILRSESEDYSLVADIIKRGRGYGIILMMATQNLYDLGELSDIFLENSGLLVFMNNGDKKFWSEVKRFANLSDEEIYRELSFLGRGEGVIRFIGDPRPLVVKLDTFAS; from the coding sequence ATGGAAAGTAAGCAGCTCTTAATAATACCGATTCTTCTAGTATTTCTAGGTATAATCTCTAGGAATTTTATATTTTTAATTTTAGCAGCAGTTTCTGTAATTTTAGTAAGACCTGATTTCCTAAAGATCGATATATTAGCTCAAAAATTTAAAGATTTTATATTATTTAACAGAAAAATTATAGAAAATGAATATAGAATAATTGACGGAATATTAGAAAGTAAAGATGAATATAAAGCGTTTGTGATTGTTGACGATATACCGTTTGACTATAGGGATCTATCAAATGAGGGACTTAGAGCTAAAGTAATATCTTTTCATAAAGTTCTTGACGTAGTAGATAACGTAGACATAATCTTTAGGAAAAAAAGCATAGATAAGAATAAATTTCTAGAATCTTTATTTAGACGAGCGCAAAATTTACGAGTGATAACAGAAGCAGATCCTTCTAATGAAAAGGTAAAAAACGAGTTACTTATGATTCAAGAAATGATAAAGAAGATAAGTGAAGGAGAGCCACCTTTTCAGTATATTATATATTTTGTGGTAACTTCTCCTTCTAGGGAAAAAGCATTAGCATCAGCAACTCTTCTCAGAAAGGGATTAGAAAGTATAGGTATAAAAGCAAGGCTGGCTAGAACTTCCGAGGTTGAGGACTTTATTACCAGTGGTTACATTAGAAGGAAGGAAAAGGTAGGATTTCCTACTCAAATTCCCTACTTCACAGTTTTCTCCATACCGAAATCTCCGACTTATCAGATAATCTCAGATGGTATTTATTTGGGGAAAGAGATAGGAACTGCTAGATCAGTATTCTGGAACTTGGAAAAAACTATGAATCCTCACGTGTTAGTTATAGGGCCCAGCGGTGCCGGTAAGACTGAATTCTTAATCTCGACTGGTGTTAAAATCAATACATGGTATCATATTCCAGTGGTTTTCTTTGATGTAAAAAATGACATAAAGCTGAGGCTAAGAAGGAAAGGAATAAAACCAGTTATATTAAATCCATTAATTTATAGTATAAATCTCCTGAAGATTTCCGAAAATATTAATCAAGGAATATACGTCTCTCTGTTAGAAAATGTAATTAGTAATTCATTTAGAATGGACAAGTATTCCTCATCAATACTGTATAAGGTGATTACGGAAGCTTTCAGTAGATTTCAAGAACCAACATGGAATAGCGTTATCGAGCAGATAAATCAACTTGACGTGACAGAAGAAGTCAAGATTTACCTATCAAAGATCGTGAATAAAATAAAGTCAGTAGACATCGAAAGTTCAGATGAGTCTTTAGTGGACAAGATTGAAGAGGGTGTTTACGTTATCGATTTATCATTAATAAAGTCTGAAGAACTAAAAAGATTCGTAATATATTCTATACTAGTTAAGATTATTAACAAGTATAATATAGCTGATGATAAATTCAAAATTTCACTAGTAATAGATGAAGCCTGGACGATACTAAGGTCTGAGAGCGAGGACTACTCACTGGTCGCTGATATTATAAAGAGGGGTAGAGGTTATGGTATAATTCTAATGATGGCTACACAAAATCTTTACGACTTGGGCGAATTATCAGATATTTTTTTAGAAAATAGCGGATTATTGGTCTTTATGAATAACGGTGATAAGAAATTTTGGTCTGAGGTGAAGAGATTCGCTAATCTTAGTGATGAAGAGATTTACAGAGAGTTAAGCTTCTTAGGAAGAGGAGAGGGTGTAATAAGATTTATAGGAGATCCGAGACCGTTAGTAGTAAAGCTTGATACCTTCGCTAGCTGA
- the hxlB gene encoding 6-phospho-3-hexuloisomerase, which produces MSIKTMFDIAEFIIRSAQMIKHEQVEKMVDALVDMYHNKKNGKILVMGAGRSGLVGRAFAMRLLHLGYNAYVLGDTIVPAIGEKDIAIAISGSGRTKLILTAAEAAKEAKAVLITITSYADSPIAKISDIVVEVPGRTKYSVNEDYFARQILGITEPLAPLGTLFEDTTQVFLDGVVAELMVKLGKKEEDLRQIHANIEL; this is translated from the coding sequence ATGAGTATAAAAACAATGTTTGATATAGCAGAGTTTATAATCCGTTCCGCGCAAATGATAAAACACGAACAAGTAGAAAAAATGGTTGATGCGTTAGTTGATATGTATCATAATAAGAAGAATGGAAAAATTTTGGTTATGGGAGCTGGCAGAAGTGGGCTAGTAGGCAGGGCTTTTGCCATGAGGCTTCTTCATCTCGGTTATAACGCGTATGTCTTGGGCGATACTATAGTCCCTGCTATCGGGGAAAAGGATATAGCTATAGCAATTTCTGGTTCAGGTAGAACTAAACTTATTCTAACCGCTGCAGAAGCTGCAAAAGAAGCTAAGGCAGTTCTGATCACTATTACAAGCTACGCTGACAGTCCCATAGCTAAAATTTCAGATATTGTAGTAGAGGTTCCAGGTAGGACTAAATACTCTGTCAATGAGGATTATTTTGCGAGGCAAATTCTTGGAATTACGGAACCTTTAGCACCATTAGGAACACTTTTTGAAGATACTACTCAAGTATTCTTAGATGGGGTAGTTGCAGAATTAATGGTAAAGTTAGGTAAAAAAGAGGAAGACCTGAGGCAAATTCACGCAAATATCGAACTATAA
- a CDS encoding NAD(P)/FAD-dependent oxidoreductase: MNLILGGGIAGLLLASSKKDSMVIESQNKVGGIFSYEDIGEFSIPLYPPLTARKCDLFSQFSYKEVELNVISRKENYLLEKLGVSNLPEWLVFNEKMYYIDNLRLVLDSLSKTTRVRLSTTFMYKGGKRVILSNGEVIKADEIYVTVPSYLLNIKKGRSIGFLEAVFFVNKSDRAENTVIVDGDKGVTFSHVILASWMNNSYDIVYVLIPFSMKIPSWDRVYGDLKRKNILKKEDIISFRYRVIKDAILERDQDEKLKEEKEDIHFCGRLGKWRNFTICETINDILHC, translated from the coding sequence GTGAATTTAATCTTAGGAGGAGGAATAGCGGGTCTACTTTTAGCTTCAAGTAAAAAAGACAGTATGGTTATAGAGTCTCAAAATAAGGTTGGAGGAATTTTCTCTTACGAGGACATAGGGGAATTCTCTATTCCTCTTTATCCACCATTAACTGCTCGTAAGTGTGATCTATTTAGCCAATTTAGCTACAAGGAGGTTGAGTTAAACGTTATTTCAAGGAAAGAGAATTACCTATTAGAAAAATTAGGTGTTTCAAACCTCCCTGAATGGTTAGTATTTAATGAAAAAATGTATTATATAGATAATTTAAGGTTAGTTTTAGATAGTTTATCTAAAACAACTAGAGTAAGGCTTTCTACAACATTCATGTACAAGGGAGGTAAGAGGGTAATTTTAAGTAATGGTGAAGTGATAAAAGCAGATGAAATATATGTTACAGTGCCTTCTTACTTACTTAACATTAAAAAGGGTAGGAGTATAGGATTCTTAGAGGCAGTATTCTTTGTTAACAAAAGTGATAGAGCAGAGAACACCGTAATAGTTGATGGAGATAAAGGTGTGACGTTTTCTCATGTGATTTTGGCTAGTTGGATGAATAACTCTTATGATATAGTTTATGTTCTAATTCCGTTTTCTATGAAGATTCCTTCATGGGATAGAGTTTATGGAGATTTGAAGAGAAAGAACATACTTAAAAAAGAGGATATTATAAGTTTTAGGTACAGGGTTATAAAGGATGCAATACTTGAGCGTGATCAAGACGAAAAATTGAAGGAAGAAAAAGAAGATATACATTTTTGTGGAAGATTAGGTAAGTGGCGTAATTTTACTATCTGTGAAACAATAAACGATATCCTTCACTGCTGA
- the rpsJ gene encoding 30S ribosomal protein S10, with protein sequence MPSKARIRLWSTNIDNLNFVVNQIKTMAQKTGIQIRGPIPLPTTRMEVPIMRLPHGEGKKKWEHWEMKIHKRIIDITADERVMRQLMRVRVPDDVYIEIQLI encoded by the coding sequence ATGCCCTCGAAGGCGCGAATAAGATTATGGAGTACAAATATTGATAACTTGAATTTCGTAGTTAACCAAATAAAAACGATGGCACAAAAAACTGGAATACAGATTAGAGGTCCGATACCTTTGCCTACTACTAGAATGGAAGTTCCTATTATGAGATTGCCTCACGGGGAAGGAAAGAAAAAATGGGAACATTGGGAAATGAAAATACATAAAAGGATTATTGATATAACAGCAGATGAAAGAGTAATGAGACAGTTAATGAGAGTAAGAGTTCCTGATGACGTATATATTGAGATTCAACTTATATAA
- the tuf gene encoding translation elongation factor EF-1 subunit alpha, with protein sequence MSQKPHLNLIVIGHVDHGKSTLIGRLLMDRGFIDEKTVKEAEEAAKKLGKESEKYAFLLDRLKEERERGVTINLTFMRFETRKYFFTVIDAPGHRDFVKNMITGASQADAAIIVVSAKKGEFEAGMSAEGQTREHIILAKTMGINQMIVAVNKMDLTDPPYDEKRYKEVVDTVTKFMKSFGFDMSKVKFVPVVAPAGENVTQKSSHMPWYNGPTLEELLDQLEVPPKPVDKPLRIPIQEVYSISGVGVVPVGRVESGVLKVGDKVVFMPAGKVGEVRSIETHHTKIEKAEPGDNIGFNVRGVEKKDIKRGDVVGSLQNPPTVAEEFTAQIIVIWHPTAVSVGYTPVVHVHTASVACRVSEIMSRIDPKTGKEAEKNPQFIKAGDSAIVKFTPIKDLCVEKFREFPALGRFAMRDMGKTVGVGVITDVKPKKIDIK encoded by the coding sequence ATGTCACAAAAGCCCCACCTTAACTTAATCGTTATAGGACACGTAGACCACGGTAAAAGCACACTAATAGGCAGGCTTTTAATGGACAGAGGTTTCATAGATGAGAAAACTGTAAAAGAGGCTGAAGAAGCAGCTAAGAAATTAGGAAAAGAATCAGAAAAGTATGCATTCCTACTAGATAGACTAAAGGAAGAGAGAGAAAGAGGTGTAACAATTAATTTAACTTTTATGAGGTTTGAGACCAGAAAGTATTTCTTCACAGTAATTGATGCTCCAGGTCATAGAGACTTCGTGAAGAACATGATCACTGGTGCTAGCCAAGCTGACGCAGCTATAATTGTAGTTTCAGCTAAGAAAGGTGAATTTGAAGCTGGAATGAGCGCTGAGGGTCAAACTAGAGAACATATAATTCTAGCGAAAACAATGGGAATTAACCAGATGATTGTAGCAGTAAACAAGATGGACTTGACTGATCCCCCGTATGACGAAAAGAGATACAAAGAGGTAGTAGACACTGTAACTAAGTTCATGAAGAGCTTTGGATTTGATATGTCTAAGGTAAAATTCGTTCCAGTGGTAGCTCCAGCAGGTGAGAACGTAACTCAGAAATCATCTCATATGCCTTGGTATAATGGTCCTACTCTAGAGGAATTATTAGATCAGTTAGAAGTACCTCCTAAACCGGTTGACAAACCTCTCAGGATACCGATTCAGGAGGTATATTCAATTTCTGGTGTAGGTGTAGTGCCGGTAGGTAGAGTAGAAAGTGGTGTACTAAAAGTCGGTGACAAAGTCGTATTCATGCCTGCTGGTAAGGTAGGTGAAGTAAGATCTATCGAAACGCATCATACGAAAATTGAAAAAGCTGAGCCTGGTGATAACATAGGATTTAACGTGAGAGGTGTAGAGAAGAAAGACATTAAGAGAGGAGATGTGGTAGGTAGTTTACAGAATCCGCCCACCGTCGCGGAGGAGTTCACTGCACAGATAATCGTAATATGGCATCCTACTGCGGTTAGTGTCGGTTATACACCTGTAGTACATGTTCACACCGCCAGTGTGGCATGTAGGGTAAGTGAGATTATGTCTAGGATAGACCCGAAGACAGGTAAAGAAGCAGAGAAGAATCCGCAGTTCATAAAGGCAGGAGATTCTGCAATAGTTAAATTTACCCCGATTAAGGATCTATGTGTAGAAAAGTTCAGAGAGTTCCCAGCACTAGGAAGGTTCGCAATGAGAGATATGGGTAAGACAGTAGGAGTAGGAGTAATAACTGATGTTAAACCTAAAAAGATAGATATTAAATGA
- a CDS encoding 30S ribosomal protein S7, whose translation MAYEVSNLDIKVFGKWDTKVEVRDPSLKKYINLMPVYLPHTGGRHEHRRFGKAKLPIVERLINNLMRPGRNKGKKMLAYNIVKTTLDIIAVKTGQNPIQVLVRAIENTAPREEVTRIMYGGIVYYVAVDVSPQRRIDLALRHIVTGAKDASFNNPKPIEEALAEEIIAAANNDPKSFAIRKKEEIERIALSSR comes from the coding sequence ATGGCGTATGAAGTTTCAAATTTGGATATAAAGGTCTTTGGTAAGTGGGATACTAAAGTAGAAGTTAGAGACCCGAGTCTAAAGAAGTACATTAACTTAATGCCAGTTTATTTACCGCACACTGGAGGAAGACATGAACATAGAAGGTTCGGTAAGGCTAAGTTACCGATAGTAGAAAGGTTGATAAATAACCTCATGAGGCCGGGTAGAAATAAAGGTAAAAAGATGCTTGCTTACAATATAGTGAAGACGACTTTAGACATAATTGCAGTAAAGACAGGTCAAAATCCCATACAGGTCCTTGTGAGAGCGATAGAAAACACAGCACCTAGAGAAGAAGTAACGCGTATAATGTACGGTGGTATAGTTTACTATGTAGCTGTAGACGTTTCCCCACAAAGAAGAATTGACCTTGCTTTGAGACATATAGTTACTGGAGCTAAAGATGCTTCATTTAACAATCCTAAGCCTATTGAAGAGGCACTTGCGGAGGAAATTATTGCTGCAGCCAATAATGACCCCAAGAGCTTTGCAATTAGGAAAAAAGAAGAAATAGAGAGAATCGCGTTAAGCTCAAGGTAA
- a CDS encoding bifunctional nuclease family protein, with product MQADTDENLIRVKRVDAFFYPLHAIPTMVLYLEDSREFKMFYIPPEIVILVNKLQGKNEYEGITGNDNRESLYDILYDIISFSTDIKENLKKIVNRVIIDDIIKESGVYVATVEFKFDGVIIEKKLIPSHAVLLALLCDKPIFVKKQLVEEQEAEEKKRGSDVE from the coding sequence ATGCAAGCAGACACTGATGAGAATTTAATAAGAGTCAAAAGAGTTGATGCATTCTTCTATCCTCTTCACGCAATTCCTACTATGGTGTTATATTTAGAAGATAGTAGAGAATTTAAGATGTTTTATATACCACCTGAGATAGTAATTCTCGTGAATAAACTTCAAGGTAAAAACGAATATGAAGGAATTACTGGAAACGATAATAGGGAGAGTCTATATGATATATTATATGATATAATCTCTTTCTCTACCGATATAAAGGAAAATTTAAAGAAAATTGTTAACAGGGTAATCATAGATGATATAATAAAGGAAAGTGGAGTATACGTTGCTACAGTCGAGTTCAAGTTCGACGGTGTAATAATAGAGAAAAAATTAATACCAAGTCATGCTGTACTATTGGCTTTGCTTTGCGACAAACCAATATTCGTAAAGAAACAGTTGGTTGAAGAGCAGGAAGCTGAGGAAAAGAAAAGAGGTTCAGATGTGGAATAA
- a CDS encoding 30S ribosomal protein S12, with protein sequence MAGSKSPKGLFAARKLKLKRLKFRWHQRSFKRRMLKLKEKYDPLEGAPMARGIVLEKVGIESRQPNSAVRKAVRVQLVKNGRIVTAFVPGDGGVNFIDEHDEVVIAGIGGTLGRSMGDLPGVRYKVIMVNGVSLDALYKGKKQKPVR encoded by the coding sequence GTGGCAGGAAGTAAGTCTCCTAAAGGGTTATTTGCTGCAAGAAAGCTTAAGTTAAAAAGATTGAAGTTTAGGTGGCATCAGAGGTCTTTCAAGAGAAGAATGCTTAAACTAAAAGAGAAGTACGATCCGTTAGAAGGAGCGCCTATGGCGAGAGGAATAGTTCTAGAGAAAGTTGGTATAGAGTCAAGGCAACCTAATTCTGCCGTTAGAAAAGCTGTTAGAGTGCAGTTAGTTAAAAACGGTAGAATAGTCACGGCATTCGTTCCAGGAGACGGTGGGGTAAACTTCATTGATGAACACGATGAAGTAGTAATTGCTGGTATCGGTGGAACGCTAGGGAGATCAATGGGTGATCTACCAGGTGTTAGATATAAGGTCATTATGGTTAATGGAGTCTCTCTGGATGCGTTATATAAAGGAAAGAAACAAAAGCCAGTAAGGTAA
- a CDS encoding NusA-like transcription termination signal-binding factor, whose translation MPEIKLTSEELRYMSLFQDITKVTARDCIIDEKNNRIIFLINPENMGIAIGKNGSNVKKLEKLLGKSVEIVGYSDNLEDLIKNLMAPARVKTIKLVESNSKKTVYITVEAQDKGLAIGKSGRNVERAKLILKRYMDIDSVVVV comes from the coding sequence GTGCCTGAGATAAAATTAACATCAGAAGAATTAAGATATATGTCGCTTTTTCAAGATATAACTAAAGTTACAGCTAGGGATTGTATTATTGATGAGAAAAACAACAGGATTATATTTCTTATAAACCCAGAAAATATGGGAATAGCTATAGGTAAAAATGGAAGTAATGTAAAGAAACTGGAGAAACTTCTAGGTAAATCAGTTGAAATAGTAGGTTATAGTGATAATCTAGAGGATTTAATAAAGAACCTTATGGCTCCAGCTAGGGTTAAAACCATAAAGTTAGTAGAGTCTAATTCTAAGAAAACAGTTTATATTACGGTAGAAGCGCAAGATAAAGGTTTAGCAATTGGTAAAAGTGGTAGGAATGTCGAAAGGGCTAAGTTAATATTAAAAAGGTATATGGATATTGATTCAGTTGTTGTAGTATAA